The Arachis hypogaea cultivar Tifrunner chromosome 14, arahy.Tifrunner.gnm2.J5K5, whole genome shotgun sequence DNA window tttcattcGTTTTTAATTAAGATACATCTTGATTGGGAAGTTATGTTCAAATTCCAATTTGACTTGGATGCTTTGTGCAGTTGGAATGGGAGGAAGGGCAGAGGCAGACGCAACGAAGGTTAGAGCGGGAACAAGGCCGCAGGGATGCAGCTGAGGATATGTCGGAGGACTTGTCAGAAATCGAAAAGGGTGACATTCTTATGGAGATGGTGCAGAGTAATGAGACCTCAAAGAAAACTTTTCAGCGCCAGGTTTCTAACTTGGAAGTATGGTCTgatgataaaaaagaaaagaagctaTATATTGTCCTCATAAGGTATGATCACAAGTGTGGTCTAACTGCAGAGTCCTTTTAATAATAGTTTGGCTGTAAATTTTTCACTCTGTTCCACAGTTTGCATGGATTGGTTCGTGGAGAAAACATGGAACTTGGTCGAGATTCTGATACTGGTGGACAGGTATTTTAAATACTCACATTCTCTCATGTCAAAATTGAACCTGTTTATGGGTTATTAATGATTAATCAATGTGATGGCAGATTAAATATGTGGTAGAACTTGCTCGTGCGCTTGCGAAAATGCCTGGAGTGTACAGAGTTGATCTGTTTACGCGCCAAATCTCATCGCCTGAAATCGATTGGAGCTATGGAGAGCCTACAGAAATGCTAACTGCAGGGCAAGATGATGATGATTGTGTTGGGGAGAGCAGTGGTGCTTATATAATTAGAATACCTTTTGGTCCACGCGAGAAGTATCTTCGAAAAgaacttctttggccttatattcgAGAATTTGTGGATGGAGCATTGGCTCACATTCTCAACATGTCAAAAGTATTGAGTGAACAAATTGGTGGAGGCCAACCTGTTTGGCCATATGTAATTCATGGACATTATGCCGATGCTGGAGATAGTGCTGCTCTTCTTTCAGGTGCCTTGAATGTGCCTATGGTCTTGACGGGTCATTCACTTGGAAGAAACAAGCTCGAACAGCTTCTTAAGCATCGCCAATCAATGGAGGATATCAATTCAACATACAAGATGATGAGGAGGATTGAAGCAGAAGAACTTTCCTTAGATGCTGCTGAACTTGTCATCACCAGCACAAAACAGGAAATTGAGGAACAGTGGGGACTTTATGATGGATTTGATGTAAAGCTCGAGAAAGTATTGCGTGCTCGTGCAAGACGTGGTGTCGACTGTCATGGTCGATTCATGCCAAGGATGGCGGTAATATGTTAATTGAATTGATGTTACACTGTGTTACTTTAGCTTTTGAATCTTGTGGCTCAAACTTTCTCAGGTTATCCCACCCGGTATGGACTTCAGCAATGTTGTGACTCAAGAAGATGGCCCTGAAGTTGATGGGGATCTTGCTCAGCTTACTAGTAGTTCCGAAGGCAATTCGCCGAAAACAATGCCTCCAATTTGGTCAGAAGTGAGTAACTTTCTGTCCACAAAATATTTCACATTAGTCACAGCTGTTGGTTTGCAACTGACAGCTTTGCACAGGTGATGCGTTTCTTTACCAATCCTCACAAACCTATGATCTTGGCCTTATCGAGGCCTGATCCGAAGAAGAACATCATCACTCTTTTGAAGGCCTTTGGCGAGAGCCGTCCCTTAAGAGAACTAGCTAATCTTGTAAGTTAACTTCACTTAAAATGTCGTCTTGAGTGGAAATTATGGTTATGTACCTGACAAAGGACTAATGTGTTTCGAAACAGACTCTCATCATGGGTAACAGGGATGACATAGATGAGATGTCTTCTGGGAATGCCAGTGTGCTCACAACAGTGTTGAAAATCATTGATAAGTATGATCTATATGGTCAAGTTGCATATCCCAAACATCACAAGCAAGCTGATGTTCCAGAGATATACCGATTTGCTGCGAAAACAAGGGTATGTCCGAGTTATGTAAGCATTTACTTCTTATCTATTCACAATTATCAATTGCTAATTCTCCAAAATTTCACTCAGGGAGTTTTCATCAATCCTGCTTTAGTGGAACCTTTTGGTCTTACTTTGATTGAGGTAGGATTTAATTAATCAAATTCTTTGGCAGTATTCTTCTCATTTTAATGCtcaattaatcaattttattccccTAAACATCTTCAAAATCGTGCAGGCTGCAGCTCATGGTCTTCCCATGGTGGCCACTAAAAATGGCGGACCGGTTGACATTCATCGGGTAAACAAAGAATTATCTTTGCTAGTTAATTGTGAGCTATTTCCCAGATGcaacaagaagaagaatgaaaacacaACAACTAAGCTATTGAGTTCTTTCTTAGATGAAATAATTCTACAATAGATATCTTGTCTTGTCATAAAGgctttagactaaaaaaattgtcTTACCTGTTATGTTTACTTTGGAAGTCAAGCAGGACCATTGCAGACTCACATTATGTCTCATTATGATATGTCAGGCTCTGAACAACGGTTTGCTTGTCGATCCTCACGATCAGCAAGCAATTGCTAATGCACTTCTCAAGTTGTTGTCAGATAAAAGCATGTGGCAAGAGTGCAGAAAAAACGGCTTGAAGAACATACACCTTTTCTCATGGCCGGAACATTGTCGTACTTATTTGACTAGAGTGGCAGCCTGCCGGATGAGGCATCCACAATGGCAGACTAGCACTCCAGGGGATGACATACCAGCCGAGGAGTCTTTCAACGACTCGCTTAAGGATGTGCAGGACATGTCCCTTAGGCTGTCAATCGATGGCGACTTGGCTGGATTTAGCGGGGGACATGACATGCAAGACCAAGTGAAGAGGGTACTTATGAGCAGGATGAAGAAGTTAGACCATGGTTCTAATGACAATGATGGTGGAAATAAACTTCAGGACAATGCTGTTGGAAAATATCCTCTACTGAGGAGGCGTCGCATTTTGATTGTGATAGCACTTGATTCTTATAAAAGTACTGGACTCCCAGACAAGAACATGATTAAAATTGTGCAAAGTATTATGAAAGCTGCTCAACTAGACCCTCATAATGCAAAAATATCTGGATTTGTTCTGTCTACGGCGATGCCTATGTCGGAAGCAGTTGATTTCCTTAAATCCGGGAATATTCAAGCAAAGGATTTTGATGCTTTAATTTGCAGCAGTGGAAGTGAAGTTTACTACCCTTGTACTCCTACAGAAGATGGAAAGCTTGTGCCTGATATGGATTATTGTGCCCATATCGACTATCGTTGGGGTTATGAGGGTCTGAAAAACACCATTTCCAAGCTTATGAATACATCTGAAGTTGAAGGGAAAAAGTCTTCTTCAAGTCCTATTGTGGAAGAGTTGAAATCAAGCAATTCCCATTGTATCTCATATAAAATAAAGGATCCTAGTAAGGTAAATGAGATTTCGTATATTGGTAGTAGATAAGGAGGTATTTTCCCAActagttatagctcaaatggcatagtctcacCATATTCACCTAGAGGTCGCGGGTTCTGTTTGCAGGTCAGGAAAGTTGATGACTTGCGGCAGAAGCTTCGGATGCGAGGCTTACGTTGCCATCCTATGTACTGTAGGAGGTCTACGTGTATGCAGGTTGTTCCGCTTCTTGCATCCAGAGCACAGGCACTCAGGTAATATTCATTCCTATGTGACTTTTTAATTTGAAGAAACATAAGTCCTTCACCTTCTAAAATACGAGACATTTAAGTCTTTCTGTTCAAAATATACAAAGACAAATAAGTCCTCTCAGAAAACTTAGATGTCTCGCTTTTTGGAAAGTGAGGGacgtttttgtattttcaattagtCAATGACTTATTTGTGTTcgaaataaaaaatcaataacgTATTTGTCATttcattttgatataaagatgtcaaacataaatcacgttaacacCAACTCACTTCTAACTAAAATCAATTGTTAGGTATCTCTTTGTACGCTGGGGACCAAACGTTGCAAACATGTATGTCGTGGTAGGAGAAACTGGGGACACCGATTACGAAGAACTGATTTCCGGAACTCACAAGACAATAATCATAAAAGGAGTGGTTACTAAGGGTTCAGAAGAAGTACTTAGAAGCCAAGGAAGCTACCATAGAGAAGATGTGGTACAAGATGGCAGTCCCAATGTTGCAGAAATCAGTGAAGCAACAGAGAACAACATTGCTAGTGCCCTCAAGCAACTCTCTCAAGCTGGACCAATGTGAGGTCCTTCTTCATTGCTTGGTACAAATATATGtatatgtttatttttaaaaaaaaaaaaggaaaaagaaaaaataattattacttaTAAATATTAGCACAAATTAAATAATTGGATGTAATTATGTTACTATGAAGCATAGAATCTGGCCAAGATATAGCTAGATTATGGGTTCCTTTGTTACAAAAAAATGCTTTCTTGTTTGTACTCTTgaacaattttcttttcaaagaatAGGTGCCACTGATGCAGTGATGCAAAATATGAAACTTTTAGTAGGATGGGAGTAGGAtggatatatattttataaaatatgcaaattaattaatttaattataaaattaaaaattttgtatataaattagattttaagtaaaactataaaaatattaAGTTCAAATGTATTCATTTGACTTTATATAATCatctttatttttgttattttaagtaatttttttgtttattgagTTTGGTTTTGatatatttactttaaaaaatattttatatagtcgagttgatcatatttattttttagatcatcatTCACACGgttaatgaaaaagtaattatttgTACCAATGTAATGTTACACATAATTGAATgtacatgaaaaataataatttacttttTAGTTTATAATGATTATTAAAGATTCAAAATGTTGGCTCATGTTATGtggtttattttgtgatttttttgctaaattttaaaaatttaaagtttgtcaAATTATGAATATTAGATGTTGTTTATTTAAGCAAAAATTTGATAATGTGTTATAATTTGTAATTCACTTATTatctctttcttttcattttttattttttatatttacagaaaatttttctatttttttcaatttttctaaattaattttcaattggaCATTTGAATATTTGAACCAATCCAACTCAAACCAATTAAATTTCCTAATTTCCCCTAAACTAGAACCAACTCGACCCATTCACACTCCTAGTCTTTCTACCAAATGGTAACACAATCTTCtgaatttattagttattttccaCCATGTGTGGTTTTATGGCAGAACCCCACTTTTCTTTGCTACAAGTCCTGGATTTGGACAACAGCTACCtttggataaaaaaaaaactacttacTAAACACAAAAATGATTTCTTCAAAAAGCCAAATCTCCTGTTTGTATTCTCACAGCTAAAACTAACTATCTAGATAATAAATCAAAACTACACCAAATACACCATACAAGATAAAATGTAAAATTTGGTTACTAAATAACATCCAAAGGAAAACTCTCAGCAAAAATTTATGGAGACTACCTTCCCACAATCATTGAGCTGCAAACAAATGTCAGAGAGTATTTAACTTTAGGTCATAATGACACTAGGGCAAAAATAACACTAATAACAGATATCAAAGACTGAAGGATGGGAACTTGAAGGTTTGAGCTTGCTCCAAAAGAACCCATAGGTGCAATTGCTGCTGTAGATGATGAACTCCGTCCGGCGCCGCCTGACGAGTTGGAACTGATAACCAAAGCATCAAATGCTCAAATCAGATTTTGGAAatgtaaacataaaataagagtCTAATTCATAATAAACGCATTCTTCAAATTCTCACCTTCCTGCATATACACAGGATCCATAACCTGAAACAAAGTGGAAATTGATTAATCGCCCAAAACTCTTACCACATTAGAATGAAATTTGAGCTTTCAAAAAATCAGAACATATCTACAAAAATACTTGGGTGCTTATTAAACAAGAGTTTAACTTTGATGGACTGACATTGTAAAGCGTTTAAAGCAGTCATGCAATTACATCCGTTCTTTTGGATGACTATTCACGCGGTCAATGTAAAAGGTAGTTACTTTTACTGATGTGGCGTTACGTAATTGGATGCATGTGTAAattgtaaaactactttacacacagtgtatcaaaattaaattcattaaacaaTACACTGACAAAGTCAGAACCAATAAGATAATGAGATTGGaagttaaaatagaaaataagaagcCGCAAAGACTTACTAGGATCCTCATAAGTAACCATAGCTGTTCcatcaaaatcacaagttcccCCAGCATTATGCATTTTCTGATAATAATCATTGTAAGCATAAGAGGCATGGCTTTTCAAGTTATTGGGGAGATAGCATGGCCGCCCTGCTTGAATCGCTGCGCAATTAGCTTGGCCTTGTCCACAAGCCCAGTTCAGAGCAGCTTGCAGTTTATCAGTGTCTGCACCATCTTTGGCAACACAGAAAACTGCTGAAGAATTTCCAGTATTCTGAACAGAACCACTAAAACTCAAAGGATAAACAGTACTTCCATTAGTATAAAAAACACCCCAATTCTTCTCCGATGTCGGTCCATTCCTCTTGTCTTCATTAAACAGTTCATATATGTAAGTGTTAATGGCTATCTTTGGCTGACTAGGGGGACCTGAATCATTGAGAACTCGCCGAATCAAATTAGTATTGTAACTCTCAGCATTCTCTGAGGT harbors:
- the LOC112741002 gene encoding probable sucrose-phosphate synthase 2; translation: MAGNEWINGYLEAILSTGASNIEEQKPAPVTLKDGGHFNPTKYFVEEVVASVDESDLYRTWIKVVATRNTRERSSRLENMCWRIWHLTRKKKQLEWEEGQRQTQRRLEREQGRRDAAEDMSEDLSEIEKGDILMEMVQSNETSKKTFQRQVSNLEVWSDDKKEKKLYIVLISLHGLVRGENMELGRDSDTGGQIKYVVELARALAKMPGVYRVDLFTRQISSPEIDWSYGEPTEMLTAGQDDDDCVGESSGAYIIRIPFGPREKYLRKELLWPYIREFVDGALAHILNMSKVLSEQIGGGQPVWPYVIHGHYADAGDSAALLSGALNVPMVLTGHSLGRNKLEQLLKHRQSMEDINSTYKMMRRIEAEELSLDAAELVITSTKQEIEEQWGLYDGFDVKLEKVLRARARRGVDCHGRFMPRMAVIPPGMDFSNVVTQEDGPEVDGDLAQLTSSSEGNSPKTMPPIWSEVMRFFTNPHKPMILALSRPDPKKNIITLLKAFGESRPLRELANLTLIMGNRDDIDEMSSGNASVLTTVLKIIDKYDLYGQVAYPKHHKQADVPEIYRFAAKTRGVFINPALVEPFGLTLIEAAAHGLPMVATKNGGPVDIHRALNNGLLVDPHDQQAIANALLKLLSDKSMWQECRKNGLKNIHLFSWPEHCRTYLTRVAACRMRHPQWQTSTPGDDIPAEESFNDSLKDVQDMSLRLSIDGDLAGFSGGHDMQDQVKRVLMSRMKKLDHGSNDNDGGNKLQDNAVGKYPLLRRRRILIVIALDSYKSTGLPDKNMIKIVQSIMKAAQLDPHNAKISGFVLSTAMPMSEAVDFLKSGNIQAKDFDALICSSGSEVYYPCTPTEDGKLVPDMDYCAHIDYRWGYEGLKNTISKLMNTSEVEGKKSSSSPIVEELKSSNSHCISYKIKDPSKVRKVDDLRQKLRMRGLRCHPMYCRRSTCMQVVPLLASRAQALRYLFVRWGPNVANMYVVVGETGDTDYEELISGTHKTIIIKGVVTKGSEEVLRSQGSYHREDVVQDGSPNVAEISEATENNIASALKQLSQAGPM